The proteins below are encoded in one region of Apium graveolens cultivar Ventura chromosome 4, ASM990537v1, whole genome shotgun sequence:
- the LOC141720207 gene encoding long chain acyl-CoA synthetase 9, chloroplastic-like isoform X2: protein MGPYLVGVIVPFVLTLLLRTSKNGKNRGVPTDVGGEPGFAVRNKKFATPIVSAWTGISTLAELFDYSCKKHHEKRFLGTRRLISSELEFSGDGRSFEKLHLGDYEWLTYGKAFEIVCNFASGLVNLGHKIDERVAIFADTREEWFLALQACFRRNVTVVTIYASLGEEALCHSLNETEVTTVICGKRELKKLLDISGQLDTVKHVICMDDDIPSHSSLIQASSSWTISSFTEIEQLGRENPVDADLPVEADIAVIMYTSGSTGLPKGVMMTHSNILATVSAVMTIIPRLGHKDVYLAYLPLAHILELAAENIVVSVGMSIGYGSPLTLTDTSNKIKRGTKGDASMLAPTIMAAVPAILDRVRDGVRKKVDATGGLSKKLFDLAYARRLSAINGSWLGAWGFERLIWNFLVFRKIRAILGGRVRFLLSGGAPLSGNTQRFINICIGAPIGQGYGLTETCAGATFTEYDDTSVGRVGPPIPCSIIKLIDWPEGGYSANDSPMPRGEIVVGGPHVTLGYFNDDEKTKEVYKVDERGMRWFYTGDIGRFHADGCLEIIDRKKDIVKLQHGEYVSLGKVEAALVSSPYVDVIVLHADSFYSYCVALVVASQSALEEWAQNRGIKYADFPDLCQNEETLKEVLVSLVKKNTPLPLTGISPEPLSESLHATFRFVFISVTVVPAFALSWISQYTTVLVNNKGG from the exons ATGGGTCCATACCTTGTTGGAGTCATTGTTCCTTTTGTACTGACTCTTCTCCTACGGACTTCTAAGAACGGGAAGAATCGCGGTGTTCCTACTGATGTTGGTGGGGAACCTGGGTTTGCTGTCAGAAATAAAAAATTTGCTACCCCCATTGTATCAGCTTGGACAGGCATTTCAACACTTGCTGAGCTTTTTGACTATTCGTGCAAGAAGCACCATGAGAAGAGATTTCTTGGAACTCGGAGACTGATATCCAGTGAACTAGAATTTTCTGGAGACGGACGCTCATTTGAAAAGCTTCATTTGGGTGACTATGAGTGGTTGACATATGGCAAAGCATTTGAAATTGTGTGCAACTTTGCTTCTGGTTTAGTGAATCTTGGTCATAAAATTGACGAACGTGTTGCTATATTTGCCGATACACGAGAAGAATGGTTCCTTGCCTTGCAG GCTTGTTTCAGACGCAATGTCACAGTTGTGACAATATATGCATCTTTGGGGGAGGAAGCTTTATGTCACTCCCTAAATGAG ACGGAAGTTACAACTGTGATTTGCGGAAAGCGAGAGTTAAAGAAGCTACTAGATATAAGTGGACAACTTGACACCGTAAAACATGTAATATGTATGGATGATGATATCCCATCTCATTCCTCATTAATTCAAGCAAGTAGTAGTTGGACAATCTCATCCTTCACAGAAATAGAGCAACTTGGCAGAGAGAATCCAGTTGATGCTGATTTACCTGTTGAAGCTGATATTGCTGTTATAATGTATACAAGTGGAAGTACTGGATTACCAAAG GGAGTAATGATGACCCACAGCAATATTTTAGCTACAGTTTCTGCTGTCATGACAATTATTCCTCGCCTTGGACACAAGGATGTTTATTTAGCATACCTACCCCTGGCACATATTCTTGAACTAGCAGCCGAG AATATAGTTGTTTCTGTGGGAATGTCAATAGGATATGGGTCCCCCTTGACACTAACTGATACATCAAACAAGATAAAGAGAGGAACTAAGGGGGATGCTTCTATGTTGGCTCCAACGATAATGGCTGCTGTACCAGCAATTCTTGATCGAGTGAGGGATGGTGTGCGCAAAAAG GTTGATGCAACAGGTGGGCTATCAAAGAAATTGTTTGATTTGGCATATGCTCGTCGGTTATCTGCAATAAATGGCAGCTGGCTTGGAGCATGGGGCTTTGAAAGGCTTATCTGGAACTTTTTAGTATTTAGAAAGATTCGAGCAATACTGGGTGGTCGTGTTCGTTTTCTGCTGTCCGGAGGTGCCCCGCTTTCTGGAAATACTCAAAGATTCATCAATATTTGTATTGG TGCTCCAATAGGTCAAGGTTACGGTCTTACAGAAACTTGTGCTGGAGCAACGTTCACCGAGTATGACGATACATCTGTTGGTCGTGTTGGGCCTCCAATTCCTTGCTCCATTATAAAG TTGATAGATTGGCCTGAAGGTGGCTATTCAGCAAATGATTCTCCTATGCCTCGCGGGGAAATAGTTGTTGGTGGACCACATGTGACTCTTGGATATTTTAACGACGACGAGAAGACAAAAGAAGTGTACAAG GTTGATGAGAGAGGAATGAGGTGGTTCTACACAGGTGACATAGGGAGATTCCATGCTGATGGTTGTCTTGAGATAATTGATCGTAAGAAGGATATAGTGAAACTTCAGCATGGAGAATATGTATCTCTAGGAAAG GTTGAGGCTGCTCTGGTTAGCAGCCCTTACGTTGACGTTATAGTGCTTCATGCCGATTCTTTTTACAGTTATTGTGTGGCCTTAGTGGTGGCTTCACAGTCTGCATTGGAGGAATGGGCACAAAATCGAGGTATCAAGTATGCAGATTTTCCAGACTTGTGCCAGAACGAAGAAACTCTGAAGGAAGTGCTTGTTTCACTTGTGAAG
- the LOC141720207 gene encoding long chain acyl-CoA synthetase 9, chloroplastic-like isoform X1 — protein sequence MGPYLVGVIVPFVLTLLLRTSKNGKNRGVPTDVGGEPGFAVRNKKFATPIVSAWTGISTLAELFDYSCKKHHEKRFLGTRRLISSELEFSGDGRSFEKLHLGDYEWLTYGKAFEIVCNFASGLVNLGHKIDERVAIFADTREEWFLALQACFRRNVTVVTIYASLGEEALCHSLNETEVTTVICGKRELKKLLDISGQLDTVKHVICMDDDIPSHSSLIQASSSWTISSFTEIEQLGRENPVDADLPVEADIAVIMYTSGSTGLPKGVMMTHSNILATVSAVMTIIPRLGHKDVYLAYLPLAHILELAAENIVVSVGMSIGYGSPLTLTDTSNKIKRGTKGDASMLAPTIMAAVPAILDRVRDGVRKKVDATGGLSKKLFDLAYARRLSAINGSWLGAWGFERLIWNFLVFRKIRAILGGRVRFLLSGGAPLSGNTQRFINICIGAPIGQGYGLTETCAGATFTEYDDTSVGRVGPPIPCSIIKLIDWPEGGYSANDSPMPRGEIVVGGPHVTLGYFNDDEKTKEVYKVDERGMRWFYTGDIGRFHADGCLEIIDRKKDIVKLQHGEYVSLGKVEAALVSSPYVDVIVLHADSFYSYCVALVVASQSALEEWAQNRGIKYADFPDLCQNEETLKEVLVSLVKAGKAAHLQKFELPAKIKLLSEPWTPETGLVTAALKIKRDAIRKAFSVDLAQLYS from the exons ATGGGTCCATACCTTGTTGGAGTCATTGTTCCTTTTGTACTGACTCTTCTCCTACGGACTTCTAAGAACGGGAAGAATCGCGGTGTTCCTACTGATGTTGGTGGGGAACCTGGGTTTGCTGTCAGAAATAAAAAATTTGCTACCCCCATTGTATCAGCTTGGACAGGCATTTCAACACTTGCTGAGCTTTTTGACTATTCGTGCAAGAAGCACCATGAGAAGAGATTTCTTGGAACTCGGAGACTGATATCCAGTGAACTAGAATTTTCTGGAGACGGACGCTCATTTGAAAAGCTTCATTTGGGTGACTATGAGTGGTTGACATATGGCAAAGCATTTGAAATTGTGTGCAACTTTGCTTCTGGTTTAGTGAATCTTGGTCATAAAATTGACGAACGTGTTGCTATATTTGCCGATACACGAGAAGAATGGTTCCTTGCCTTGCAG GCTTGTTTCAGACGCAATGTCACAGTTGTGACAATATATGCATCTTTGGGGGAGGAAGCTTTATGTCACTCCCTAAATGAG ACGGAAGTTACAACTGTGATTTGCGGAAAGCGAGAGTTAAAGAAGCTACTAGATATAAGTGGACAACTTGACACCGTAAAACATGTAATATGTATGGATGATGATATCCCATCTCATTCCTCATTAATTCAAGCAAGTAGTAGTTGGACAATCTCATCCTTCACAGAAATAGAGCAACTTGGCAGAGAGAATCCAGTTGATGCTGATTTACCTGTTGAAGCTGATATTGCTGTTATAATGTATACAAGTGGAAGTACTGGATTACCAAAG GGAGTAATGATGACCCACAGCAATATTTTAGCTACAGTTTCTGCTGTCATGACAATTATTCCTCGCCTTGGACACAAGGATGTTTATTTAGCATACCTACCCCTGGCACATATTCTTGAACTAGCAGCCGAG AATATAGTTGTTTCTGTGGGAATGTCAATAGGATATGGGTCCCCCTTGACACTAACTGATACATCAAACAAGATAAAGAGAGGAACTAAGGGGGATGCTTCTATGTTGGCTCCAACGATAATGGCTGCTGTACCAGCAATTCTTGATCGAGTGAGGGATGGTGTGCGCAAAAAG GTTGATGCAACAGGTGGGCTATCAAAGAAATTGTTTGATTTGGCATATGCTCGTCGGTTATCTGCAATAAATGGCAGCTGGCTTGGAGCATGGGGCTTTGAAAGGCTTATCTGGAACTTTTTAGTATTTAGAAAGATTCGAGCAATACTGGGTGGTCGTGTTCGTTTTCTGCTGTCCGGAGGTGCCCCGCTTTCTGGAAATACTCAAAGATTCATCAATATTTGTATTGG TGCTCCAATAGGTCAAGGTTACGGTCTTACAGAAACTTGTGCTGGAGCAACGTTCACCGAGTATGACGATACATCTGTTGGTCGTGTTGGGCCTCCAATTCCTTGCTCCATTATAAAG TTGATAGATTGGCCTGAAGGTGGCTATTCAGCAAATGATTCTCCTATGCCTCGCGGGGAAATAGTTGTTGGTGGACCACATGTGACTCTTGGATATTTTAACGACGACGAGAAGACAAAAGAAGTGTACAAG GTTGATGAGAGAGGAATGAGGTGGTTCTACACAGGTGACATAGGGAGATTCCATGCTGATGGTTGTCTTGAGATAATTGATCGTAAGAAGGATATAGTGAAACTTCAGCATGGAGAATATGTATCTCTAGGAAAG GTTGAGGCTGCTCTGGTTAGCAGCCCTTACGTTGACGTTATAGTGCTTCATGCCGATTCTTTTTACAGTTATTGTGTGGCCTTAGTGGTGGCTTCACAGTCTGCATTGGAGGAATGGGCACAAAATCGAGGTATCAAGTATGCAGATTTTCCAGACTTGTGCCAGAACGAAGAAACTCTGAAGGAAGTGCTTGTTTCACTTGTGAAG